The Lycium ferocissimum isolate CSIRO_LF1 chromosome 1, AGI_CSIRO_Lferr_CH_V1, whole genome shotgun sequence genome includes a region encoding these proteins:
- the LOC132029493 gene encoding uncharacterized protein LOC132029493, giving the protein MLHHIGSKPIRKIIYQKVLSNNLYFPKRNIYEVLFDMFAFDVKEGKYGNPPDLVTIFFDTRKKDNKLVEPEAIEKHAQIEAMVQSDPSLPSIEIVEKCCGPQTRSHVFGFGGGVKEKDLKGGASSKVELLSALRSTQEENKFLNEENKSLNDRLSTLEDEMKQIKKIKEFFAAQQSHVLPMTLPISTE; this is encoded by the exons ATGTTGCATCATATTGGTAGCAAGCCTATTCGCAAGATTATTTATCAAAAGGTATTATCAAATAATCTCTATTTtcctaaaagaaatatttatgaGGTACTATTTGACATGTTTGCCTTTGATGTAAAGGAAGGGAAATATGGCAATCCACCGGATTTGGTGACTATTTTCTTTGACACTCGTAAGAAAGATAACAAGCTTGTTGAACCTGAAGCAATTGAAAAACAT GCTCAGATTGAAGCAATGGTTCAATCGGATCCATCTCTACCTAGCATAGAGATTGTAGAAAAATGTTGCGGACCTCAAACTCGTAGCCATGTATTTGGCTTTGGGGGTGGAGTAAAGGAAAAAGACTTGAAAGGTGGCGCTTCTTCAAAGGTTGAATTACTGTCCGCGCTACGTTCAACTCAAGAGGAAAACAAATTCTTGAATGAGGAAAACAAATCCTTGAATGATCGCTTGTCTACCTTAGAAGATGAGATGaaacaaattaagaaaataaaagaattctTCGCTGCTCAACAATCACATGTCCTGCCTATGACTTTGCCCATTTCAACTGAATGA
- the LOC132063354 gene encoding uncharacterized protein LOC132063354: MPRSLCSSVGASENEVESLHKSALYVNQPMQTPSKSTRSNLTMSSNQEMRTMDKNSSVLEKKHMKTNISLPPSTDQVMQHSQTTEISSSNPKKLKRVRRRNKCKEVALLEVGQKLNVTFYNNRMVGTNSKLFSRHLGRIIRDRNMCPLGVSSWNDIKQEKLNHMWAAIEV, from the exons ATGCCTAGATCTTTGTGCTCCTCTGTAGGGGCTTCTGAAAATGAGGTGGAATCTTTACACAAGAGTGCTCTTTATGTTAATCAACCTATGCAAACTCCTTCGAAAAGCACAAGATCGAATTTGACCATGTCTTCTAATCAAGAAATGCGAACAATGGATAAAAACTCCTCGGTTCTTGAGAAAAAGCATATGAAAACCAATATTTCATTGCCTCCATCTACTGATCAAGTTATGCAACACTCCCAAACAACTGAAATAa GTTCATCTAATCCTAAAAAACTGAAAAGAGTTCGGCGGAGGAACAAGTGCAAAGAAGTTGCATTACTTGAAGTTGGACAAAAGCTGAATGTAACCTTTTACAATAATCGAATGGTTGGAACGAATAGCAAACTATTTTCGAGGCACTTGGGAAGGATAATTCGTGACCGTAATATGTGTCCGTTGGGAGTATCATCGTGGAACGATATTAAGCAAGAAAAGTTGAATCACATGTGGGCAGCAATTGAG gTCTAA